One Streptococcus sp. S1 DNA window includes the following coding sequences:
- a CDS encoding DHH family phosphoesterase, translating to MKKFRLSFIHYVLIGFISFAILAIFLRIFGKGYVTLVAIFLVLAGLIALFEYQLQISELDELEQIQYVNHQAESGLASLLDKMPVGVIKINEESNEVEWFNPYAELIFSTDDGDFDVESLKKLLNTLFEDKGHYVTVADKKYSVYFDQTSSVVYFFDVSSEYEATVGLVTTRPVIGIISVDNYDDLEDVISDSDISNINSFIANFVEEFTAHYHMFYRRVGMDRFYLFTDYTVLEQLMESKFSVIDQFREEAKNRELPITLSMGFSYGDGEHDEIGKVALLNLNLAEVRGGDQAVVKENDEQKNPIFFGGGTASAVKRTRTRTRAMMTAISDKIKSVDQVFIVGHRNLDMDALGASVGMQFFSSNILASSYVVYDPHAMASDISRAIAKLEEEQVTKILTLEEAMQMVTDRSLLIMVDHSKTALTLSKEFYQEFQQIIVIDHHRRDDDFPENVLITYIESGASSASELVSELIQFQKSKKNRLTKIQASVLMAGIMLDTKNFSTRVTSRTFDVASYLRSRGSDSVAIQEISAIQFDEYREVNELILTGEKIFPHIIVACANTTKAYDSVTISKAADSMLAMSEVEATFVIACNQSGTVSISARSRSKVNVQRIMEQLGGGGHFNSAASQIEGQDLMSIRQQLIETIESEVTMEKENVE from the coding sequence ATGAAAAAATTTCGTTTATCGTTCATCCATTATGTATTAATTGGTTTTATTTCATTTGCAATTTTAGCAATTTTTTTAAGAATCTTTGGCAAAGGCTATGTAACTCTCGTTGCAATTTTTTTAGTCTTAGCTGGATTGATTGCTTTATTTGAATACCAGTTACAAATTTCAGAGTTAGATGAATTAGAACAAATACAATATGTTAATCATCAGGCAGAAAGCGGATTAGCATCCCTCCTTGATAAAATGCCTGTTGGAGTTATCAAAATTAATGAAGAGTCAAATGAAGTAGAGTGGTTCAACCCTTATGCTGAATTGATTTTTTCAACAGATGATGGGGACTTTGATGTTGAATCATTGAAAAAGTTACTCAATACTCTATTTGAGGATAAAGGTCATTATGTCACTGTAGCCGATAAGAAATATTCTGTTTACTTTGATCAGACGTCTAGTGTTGTTTACTTTTTTGATGTTTCAAGTGAGTATGAAGCAACTGTGGGATTGGTGACAACTCGTCCTGTTATCGGTATTATTTCTGTTGATAACTATGATGATCTAGAAGATGTCATTTCAGACTCTGATATTAGTAATATCAATAGTTTTATTGCCAACTTTGTAGAAGAGTTTACAGCTCATTACCATATGTTTTACAGACGTGTGGGGATGGATCGTTTCTATTTGTTTACAGACTACACGGTCTTAGAACAGTTGATGGAATCAAAATTTTCAGTCATCGATCAATTCCGTGAAGAAGCTAAAAATCGTGAGCTACCTATTACCTTAAGTATGGGATTCTCGTACGGTGATGGAGAGCATGATGAGATTGGTAAAGTGGCTCTCTTGAACCTAAACCTTGCGGAAGTTCGTGGTGGGGATCAAGCAGTAGTCAAAGAAAACGATGAACAGAAAAACCCTATTTTCTTTGGTGGGGGAACAGCTTCGGCTGTGAAGCGGACTCGGACTCGCACACGCGCTATGATGACAGCTATTTCGGATAAGATTAAATCCGTTGATCAAGTCTTCATTGTTGGACATAGAAACTTGGATATGGATGCTTTAGGAGCGTCTGTAGGAATGCAGTTTTTCTCTAGCAATATTTTGGCTTCCTCTTATGTGGTTTATGACCCGCATGCAATGGCTAGTGATATTTCAAGAGCAATTGCGAAACTAGAAGAAGAGCAGGTAACGAAAATCCTTACCCTAGAGGAAGCCATGCAAATGGTGACGGATCGCTCTTTGTTAATTATGGTTGACCATTCTAAGACAGCCTTGACTCTTTCAAAAGAGTTTTATCAGGAATTTCAACAGATTATTGTCATTGACCATCACCGTCGGGATGATGATTTCCCTGAAAATGTTCTGATCACCTATATTGAAAGTGGAGCAAGTAGTGCGAGCGAATTGGTTAGTGAACTGATTCAGTTCCAGAAGTCGAAGAAAAATCGGTTGACGAAGATTCAAGCTAGTGTCTTGATGGCTGGAATCATGCTGGATACTAAGAACTTCTCCACTCGTGTTACAAGTCGGACCTTTGATGTGGCGAGTTACCTTCGTTCAAGAGGTAGTGATAGTGTAGCCATCCAGGAGATCTCTGCTATTCAGTTTGATGAGTACCGCGAAGTGAACGAACTGATCTTGACTGGTGAAAAGATTTTTCCGCATATCATCGTAGCTTGTGCTAATACAACTAAAGCCTATGATTCAGTAACCATTAGTAAGGCTGCTGATAGTATGCTTGCCATGTCTGAGGTGGAAGCAACCTTTGTCATTGCTTGTAATCAAAGTGGAACTGTCTCAATTTCTGCACGAAGTCGAAGCAAAGTCAATGTACAGCGTATCATGGAACAGCTTGGTGGAGGAGGTCATTTCAACTCGGCGGCCTCTCAAATTGAGGGTCAAGATTTGATGAGTATTCGTCAACAACTGATTGAGACTATTGAAAGCGAAGTAACTATGGAAAAGGAGAATGTAGAATGA
- the rplI gene encoding 50S ribosomal protein L9, translating into MKVIFLADVKGKGKKGEIKEVPTGYAQNFLIKKNLAKEANAQAIGELRGKQKSEEKAHAELLAEAQKIKTKLEEEATVVQFTEKIGPDGRTFGSITNKKIAEELEKQFGIKIDKRHIQVSSPIRSTGLIDVPVKIYQDVTGVINICVNEG; encoded by the coding sequence ATGAAAGTTATTTTCTTAGCGGATGTAAAAGGTAAAGGTAAAAAAGGCGAAATTAAAGAAGTGCCTACTGGTTATGCACAAAACTTTTTGATCAAGAAAAATCTTGCGAAAGAAGCCAATGCCCAAGCAATCGGTGAACTTCGTGGAAAGCAAAAGTCAGAAGAAAAAGCGCATGCTGAATTGTTAGCGGAAGCGCAAAAGATTAAAACAAAATTAGAAGAAGAAGCAACTGTTGTTCAATTCACTGAAAAAATTGGGCCAGATGGCCGTACTTTCGGCTCTATTACCAATAAAAAGATTGCAGAAGAGCTTGAGAAACAATTTGGCATTAAAATTGATAAACGTCATATCCAAGTTTCCTCTCCAATTCGTTCAACAGGTTTGATTGACGTTCCTGTAAAAATTTATCAAGATGTTACAGGTGTGATTAATATTTGTGTAAACGAAGGGTAA
- the dnaB gene encoding replicative DNA helicase produces the protein MAELEELRTQPQDIQAEQSVLGAIFIDEGKLVFVREYIEPGDFFKYSHRLIFKAMIDLAERGDAIDATTVRNILDNQGDLQNIGGLSYLVEVINSVPTSANAEYYAKIVAEKAVLRRLISRLTESINQAYDGASPSDEIIAGAEKALIDVSENANRSGFKNIRDILNSNFGSLEARSLQTSDITGIATGYRDLDHMTTGLHEEELIILAARPAVGKTAFALNIAQNIGTKLDKTVAIFSLEMGAESLVDRMLAAEGLIESHSIRTGQLTDEEWRKYAIAQGNLANASIYIDDTPGIRITEIRSRARKLAQETGNLGLILIDYLQLITGTGRENRQQEVSEISRQLKILAKELKVPVIALSQLSRGVEQRQDKRPVLSDIRESGSIEQDADIVAFLYRDDYYDRAGEEEEDGMPNNTVEVIIEKNRSGARGTVELIFQKEYNKFSSISKREDQ, from the coding sequence ATGGCTGAGTTAGAGGAATTACGAACACAACCTCAGGATATCCAAGCGGAGCAATCAGTGTTGGGAGCCATCTTTATTGATGAGGGGAAATTGGTCTTTGTTCGTGAATATATCGAGCCTGGCGATTTCTTTAAGTATTCGCACCGTTTGATTTTTAAAGCCATGATCGATCTAGCTGAGCGCGGGGATGCGATTGATGCGACGACTGTTCGAAATATTTTAGATAATCAAGGGGATCTTCAAAATATTGGCGGACTCTCTTATTTGGTAGAAGTCATTAATTCGGTACCAACTTCAGCTAACGCGGAGTATTACGCGAAGATTGTTGCTGAAAAAGCTGTCTTACGTCGGTTGATCTCTCGATTGACGGAAAGTATTAATCAAGCTTATGATGGTGCAAGTCCTTCAGATGAAATCATCGCGGGTGCTGAAAAAGCTCTGATTGATGTTAGTGAAAACGCAAATCGTAGTGGATTTAAAAATATTCGAGACATCTTGAATAGTAACTTTGGTAGCTTAGAAGCCCGCTCGCTTCAAACCTCTGATATCACGGGTATTGCGACAGGCTATCGCGATTTGGACCATATGACGACAGGGCTACATGAGGAAGAGTTGATTATTTTAGCGGCTCGTCCTGCAGTAGGGAAAACAGCCTTTGCTCTAAATATTGCTCAAAATATCGGGACAAAGTTGGATAAGACAGTGGCTATTTTCTCATTAGAAATGGGTGCTGAAAGTTTGGTTGACCGGATGTTAGCAGCTGAAGGCTTGATTGAATCCCATTCGATTCGTACAGGTCAATTGACGGATGAAGAATGGCGGAAATATGCCATTGCTCAAGGAAATTTGGCCAATGCGAGTATTTACATCGATGATACCCCAGGAATTCGGATCACTGAGATTCGTTCGAGAGCAAGAAAATTAGCGCAGGAAACAGGGAATCTCGGTCTTATTCTGATTGACTACCTGCAGCTGATTACAGGGACTGGAAGAGAAAACCGTCAACAGGAAGTTTCAGAAATTTCTCGTCAGTTAAAGATTTTGGCTAAGGAACTAAAAGTTCCCGTTATTGCTTTGAGTCAGCTGTCACGTGGTGTGGAACAGCGCCAAGACAAACGCCCTGTTCTTTCTGATATTCGTGAATCTGGATCGATTGAGCAGGATGCGGATATTGTTGCTTTCTTGTACCGTGATGATTATTATGATCGAGCTGGTGAAGAGGAAGAAGATGGAATGCCCAATAATACGGTTGAAGTAATTATTGAGAAAAACCGTTCAGGTGCGCGTGGGACAGTCGAATTAATATTCCAAAAGGAATACAATAAATTCTCAAGTATTTCAAAGAGAGAGGATCAATAA
- a CDS encoding Veg family protein has translation MSDAFTDVAKMKKIKEEIKAHEGQVVEMTLENGRKRQKNKFGRLIEVYPSLFIIEYTNDNSLPGEPANTYVESYTYSDILTEKNLIRYLD, from the coding sequence ATGAGTGATGCATTTACAGATGTTGCAAAAATGAAAAAAATTAAAGAAGAAATCAAGGCCCATGAAGGACAAGTGGTTGAAATGACGCTTGAAAATGGACGGAAACGTCAAAAAAATAAATTTGGACGCTTGATTGAGGTCTATCCTTCTTTATTTATTATCGAGTATACGAACGACAATAGCTTACCAGGTGAACCGGCCAATACATACGTGGAGTCTTACACCTATTCAGATATTTTAACAGAGAAAAATTTAATTCGTTATTTGGATTAA
- a CDS encoding ABC transporter permease, producing MSLVKRYSKQLIGFAGFSSLLVLWQLAGLLNILPKFVLPTPLEIGNAFVRDRALLIHHSLSTLQVALIGLVIGVLLAAGFAILMDSFQWVNDLVYPFMVVIQTIPTIALAPILVLWFGYGMLPKLVLIIITVVFPIVVSLLDGFRHCDQDILRLFQIMQANRFQTLVHYKIPAALPYFFAGLRVSVSYAFISTVVSEWLGGFDGLGVYMIQSKKLFQYDTMFAIIVLISAISLLGMFLVDQLEKNILKWRKD from the coding sequence ATGTCTCTTGTAAAAAGATATTCAAAACAGTTGATAGGATTTGCAGGTTTTAGTAGCCTTCTTGTCTTATGGCAGTTAGCAGGATTGTTAAATATCCTCCCCAAATTTGTATTACCAACGCCACTTGAAATTGGGAATGCCTTTGTACGAGATCGAGCTCTCCTGATTCATCACAGTTTGTCTACTCTTCAAGTGGCCTTGATCGGGCTTGTTATAGGCGTTCTTCTTGCTGCTGGCTTTGCGATTCTCATGGATAGTTTTCAATGGGTGAATGATCTGGTCTATCCTTTTATGGTTGTTATTCAAACCATTCCGACGATTGCCTTGGCCCCTATCCTGGTTCTTTGGTTTGGTTATGGTATGCTTCCAAAACTAGTTTTGATCATTATTACGGTGGTATTTCCCATCGTAGTCAGTCTGTTAGATGGTTTTCGGCATTGCGATCAAGATATTCTGAGATTGTTTCAGATTATGCAAGCCAATCGCTTTCAGACCTTAGTCCATTATAAAATTCCTGCAGCGCTTCCTTATTTTTTTGCAGGGTTACGTGTGAGCGTTTCCTATGCTTTTATCAGTACAGTCGTTTCAGAATGGTTAGGAGGTTTTGATGGATTGGGGGTCTATATGATCCAATCGAAGAAGTTATTTCAGTATGATACGATGTTTGCGATCATTGTATTGATTTCTGCTATTAGTTTACTCGGTATGTTTCTCGTTGACCAATTAGAAAAAAACATTCTAAAATGGAGAAAGGATTGA
- a CDS encoding ABC transporter substrate-binding protein: MKKSIGLFFSIILGFVFLSACQNSVKQSSSGLKKIDFILDWTPNTNHTGLYVAKEKGYFKEAGLDVDIKLPPEDSSSDLIINGKAPFGIYFQDSMAKKLDKGAGITAVAAIVEHNTSGIISRKDAEITSPKDLVGKKYGTWNDPIELEMIKSMMKKEGADFNQVKLVPNSDSNSITPIENKVFDAAWIYHGWDGILAEQKGMKTNFFYMKDFVPAFDYYSPVIIANNDYLKSHKEEAKKFIQAVKKGYQYAIEHPEEAADILIKQAPALANQRDFVLASQKYLSSQYASDKDKWGQFDSKRWNAFYAWAKEQGLVSNDLEDKGFTNELVGD; the protein is encoded by the coding sequence ATGAAAAAGTCAATAGGTTTATTTTTCTCAATAATATTGGGATTTGTTTTCTTGAGTGCTTGTCAAAATTCTGTCAAGCAATCGTCAAGTGGTTTGAAAAAGATTGATTTTATTCTAGATTGGACCCCGAATACCAATCATACGGGTCTCTATGTAGCAAAGGAAAAAGGGTACTTTAAAGAAGCAGGACTGGATGTAGATATAAAACTTCCTCCGGAAGACAGTAGTTCTGATTTGATTATCAATGGGAAAGCTCCATTTGGTATTTATTTCCAAGATTCTATGGCCAAGAAATTGGATAAAGGTGCGGGTATTACCGCTGTTGCAGCTATCGTCGAACACAATACGTCAGGGATTATTTCAAGAAAAGATGCAGAGATCACAAGTCCAAAAGATTTGGTGGGTAAGAAGTATGGTACCTGGAATGATCCGATTGAGTTGGAAATGATCAAATCGATGATGAAAAAAGAGGGGGCTGATTTTAATCAAGTAAAATTGGTTCCAAATAGTGATTCAAATTCCATTACTCCGATTGAAAATAAGGTCTTTGATGCCGCTTGGATTTATCACGGTTGGGATGGAATTTTGGCTGAGCAAAAGGGAATGAAGACCAATTTCTTCTATATGAAAGATTTTGTTCCTGCATTTGACTACTATTCGCCTGTTATTATTGCTAACAATGACTATTTGAAATCTCATAAAGAGGAAGCAAAAAAATTCATTCAAGCGGTAAAAAAAGGCTACCAATATGCTATAGAGCATCCAGAAGAAGCTGCGGATATCTTGATTAAACAGGCCCCTGCCCTAGCTAATCAGCGTGATTTTGTACTAGCTTCCCAAAAATATCTTTCCAGTCAATATGCTTCAGACAAGGATAAATGGGGACAGTTTGACTCCAAACGTTGGAATGCTTTTTATGCTTGGGCAAAAGAGCAAGGATTGGTTTCAAATGATTTAGAAGACAAAGGTTTCACAAACGAATTGGTAGGTGACTGA
- a CDS encoding ABC transporter ATP-binding protein has protein sequence MTDILTVKDVSFSFGDKAVLNNVSLEVQKGEIVSILGPSGVGKSTLFNLIAGILPLQKGTIEVDNAPISFGKVSYMLQKDLLLEHKTVLGNIILPLQLKKVPKEEAASTALKLLDEFKLGSIANLYPNALSGGMRQRVALLRTYLLGHSVFLLDEAFSALDELTRQDLYHWYLDSKERLGLTTLVITHSIEEALTLSDRIYILNHNPGEIIADLPLKWDPATDRDWQQLQYKKRIIELLAEFH, from the coding sequence GTGACTGATATTTTAACCGTAAAAGATGTAAGTTTCTCTTTTGGAGATAAAGCAGTTTTAAATAATGTATCACTAGAAGTGCAAAAAGGAGAAATCGTCTCTATTCTAGGTCCGAGTGGGGTAGGGAAATCAACCTTGTTCAATTTAATTGCTGGGATCCTTCCCTTACAAAAGGGTACCATAGAAGTAGATAATGCTCCGATCTCCTTTGGGAAAGTCAGCTATATGCTACAAAAGGATCTTTTGTTGGAACATAAGACAGTATTGGGAAATATTATTCTTCCCCTTCAATTAAAAAAGGTTCCTAAGGAAGAGGCGGCATCTACAGCTCTAAAATTGTTAGATGAATTTAAATTGGGAAGTATCGCCAACCTTTATCCCAATGCGCTGAGTGGGGGGATGCGGCAACGGGTGGCGCTATTGAGAACCTATCTTCTGGGTCATTCTGTCTTCCTATTAGATGAAGCTTTTAGTGCCTTAGATGAATTGACAAGGCAGGATCTTTATCACTGGTATCTAGACAGTAAGGAACGTCTTGGTCTCACCACTCTAGTGATCACCCATAGTATCGAAGAAGCTTTGACTTTGAGTGACCGGATCTATATCTTGAATCATAATCCCGGTGAAATTATTGCAGATCTTCCTTTAAAATGGGATCCAGCAACGGATAGAGACTGGCAACAATTGCAATATAAAAAACGAATCATAGAATTATTGGCTGAATTTCATTGA
- the rpsD gene encoding 30S ribosomal protein S4 yields MSRYTGPSWKQSRRLGLSLTGTGKELARRNYVPGQHGPNNRSKLSEYGLQLAEKQKLRFSYGLGEKQFRNLFVQATKIKEGTVGFNFMLLLERRLDNVVYRLGLATTRRQARQFVNHGHILVDGKRVDIPSYRVTPGQVISVREKSAKVPAILEAVEATVGRPAFVSFDADKLEGSLTRLPERDEINPEINEALVVEFYNKML; encoded by the coding sequence ATGTCACGTTATACAGGACCATCTTGGAAACAATCTCGCCGTCTGGGCTTGTCACTTACAGGTACAGGTAAAGAATTGGCACGTCGTAACTACGTACCAGGTCAACACGGACCAAACAACCGTTCAAAATTGTCAGAATACGGTTTGCAATTAGCTGAGAAACAAAAACTTCGTTTCTCTTACGGACTTGGTGAAAAACAATTCCGTAACTTGTTCGTACAAGCTACTAAAATTAAAGAAGGAACTGTCGGTTTCAACTTCATGCTTCTTTTGGAACGTCGTTTGGATAACGTTGTTTACCGTCTTGGACTTGCGACTACTCGTCGTCAAGCTCGTCAATTCGTTAACCACGGTCACATCCTTGTTGACGGAAAACGCGTTGATATCCCTTCATACCGCGTAACTCCAGGTCAAGTGATCTCAGTTCGCGAAAAATCAGCTAAAGTTCCAGCTATCCTTGAAGCTGTTGAAGCTACAGTTGGACGTCCAGCATTCGTATCATTCGATGCTGACAAACTTGAAGGTTCATTGACTCGCCTTCCAGAACGCGATGAAATCAACCCAGAAATCAACGAAGCACTTGTCGTTGAATTCTATAACAAGATGCTTTAA
- a CDS encoding TetR/AcrR family transcriptional regulator, with protein MTESNKRLKTKRNIEEAMVRLLEKESFDQITTVELAQESGISRSSFYTHYRDKYDMIERYQQALFHKLEYIFDKHQDDKRQAITEVFEFLTKEPLFAVLLTENGTKEIQTFLRHKLQILLVDSLQERYSHKSLTDIERVYSSVYLTNAFFGVCQMWVSRGKKESPQQMAEFLMKMLR; from the coding sequence ATGACTGAGAGCAATAAACGATTAAAAACAAAACGAAATATTGAGGAGGCGATGGTTCGACTACTCGAAAAGGAATCATTCGACCAAATCACAACGGTTGAGCTAGCACAAGAATCCGGCATTAGTCGCTCTAGCTTTTATACCCACTATCGAGACAAGTACGACATGATCGAGCGCTACCAACAAGCACTCTTTCACAAGCTTGAATATATTTTTGATAAACACCAAGACGACAAGCGCCAAGCGATTACAGAAGTGTTCGAATTTCTAACCAAGGAGCCACTCTTTGCGGTTCTTCTGACAGAGAATGGAACAAAGGAGATCCAAACCTTCTTACGACATAAATTACAGATTCTTCTGGTTGATAGTCTGCAAGAGCGCTATAGTCATAAATCATTAACAGATATTGAAAGAGTCTACAGTTCTGTCTATCTGACCAATGCCTTCTTCGGAGTCTGTCAAATGTGGGTTTCGCGCGGAAAAAAAGAAAGCCCTCAACAAATGGCTGAATTTTTAATGAAAATGTTACGGTAA